One region of Triticum aestivum cultivar Chinese Spring chromosome 6B, IWGSC CS RefSeq v2.1, whole genome shotgun sequence genomic DNA includes:
- the LOC123133993 gene encoding protein trichome birefringence-like 19, with amino-acid sequence MRLCPSPSSTPDLERARQRPSTMKPHKSSPFSRKVSVAVATPTLLLLALAVVSLYDFNFAERYQYIRRASSSSFASPATTPSSPTVPATVPSSTSPASPANSSSSSASLVNYSSSASPATALEACDLTRGQWVPDDEPSYYTNLTCPFIDDLQNCMKFGKPGLDLMRWRWKPDGCDLPRFDAGRFLEAMRGRSMAFVGDSLARNHVKSLLCILSQVAEPVELVTATETDVTRRAVRRDFHYGSHGFNVSLFWSPFLVKANLSNAALGLGLWDVHLDTADARWAAHIADFDYIVLSGTNWFFRPSVYYAGGRAVGRNGGASGIHNATETPVSGAVRAAFRTALGAIMAREGFRGKAVVRTVTPAHFENGEWNTGGDCVRTRPLRRGERARDAVVAEFRAAQVDALRETEAATQRNRSGAELRLLDITEAMELRPDGHPSRYGHPPGGSVEGSFVVDCLHWCLPGPIDLWSELLFHMLAAHPQPADIE; translated from the exons atgcGGCTCTGCCCGTCACCTTCCTCAACTCCTGATCTCGAGCGCGCACGCCAACGCCCCTCGACCATGAAACCCCACAAGAGCAGCCCCTTCTCGCGGAAGGTCTCCGTCGCCGTTGCCACGCCGACCCTCCTCCTGCTGGCcctcgccgtcgtctcgctctacGACTTCAACTTCGCCGAAAGGTACCAGTACATACGCCGCGCCTCCTCTTCATCCTTTGCGTCCCCTGCCACCACCCCCTCGTCTCCCACGGTTCCGGCGACAGTACCATCGTCAACTTCGCCGGCGTCTCCGGCcaactcctcctcgtcttcggcgtccCTGGTCAACTACTCCTCGTCGGCGTCTCCGGCCACGGCCCTCGAAGCATGCGATCTTACGCGGGGCCAATGGGTGCCGGACGACGAGCCATCGTACTACACCAACCTGACGTGCCCGTTCATCGACGACCTCCAGAACTGCATGAAGTTCGGCAAGCCGGGCCTGGACCTCATGCGCTGGCGGTGGAAGCCTGACGGCTGCGACCTCCCCCGCTTCGACGCCGGGCGGTTCTTGGAGGCCATGAGGGGCAGGTCCATGGCCTTCGTCGGGGACTCGCTCGCCAGGAACCACGTCAAGTCTCTGCTTTGCATCCTGTCGCAG GTGGCAGAGCCGGTGGAGCTGGTCACCGCGACGGAGACGGACGTGACGAGGAGGGCCGTCCGGCGAGACTTCCACTACGGCAGCCACGGCTTCAACGTCTCGCTCTTCTGGTCGCCCTTCCTGGTCAAGGCCAACCTCTCGAACGCGGCGCTCGGCCTGGGCCTGTGGGACGTGCACCTCGACACCGCGGACGCCCGGTGGGCGGCGCACATCGCCGACTTCGACTACATCGTCCTGTCCGGCACCAACTGGTTCTTCCGCCCCTCGGTGTACTACGCGGGCGGCCGGGCCGTCGGGCGCAACGGCGGCGCCAGCGGCATCCACAACGCGACGGAGACGCCCGTCTCCGGCGCGGTGCGCGCCGCGTTCCGCACGGCGCTCGGCGCCATCATGGCCCGCGAGGGGTTCCGGGGCAAGGCCGTGGTCCGGACGGTCACGCCCGCGCACTTCGAGAACGGGGAGTGGAACACCGGCGGCGACTGCGTGCGCACGCGGCCGCTCCGCCGCGGCGAGCGCGCCCGCGACGCCGTCGTGGCCGAGTTCCGCGCCGCGCAG GTTGACGCGCTGAGAGAGACGGAGGCGGCGACGCAGCGGAACCGGAGCGGCGCGGAGCTGCGGCTGCTGGACATCACGGAGGCGATGGAGCTGCGGCCGGACGGGCACCCGAGCCGGTACGGGCACCCGCCGGGAGGGAGCGTGGAGGGGAGCTTCGTGGTGGACTGCCTGCACTGGTGCTTGCCAGGGCCGATCGACCTGTGGAGCGAGCTGCTGTTCCACATGCTGGCGGCTCATCCACAGCCTGCTGACATTGAGTGA
- the LOC123133995 gene encoding nicotianamine synthase 1, with product MDAQNKEVAALIEKIAGLQAAIAELPSLSPSPEVDRLFTDLVTACVPPSPVDVAKLSPEHQRMREALIRLCSAAEGKLEAHYADLLATFDNPLDHLGRFPYYSNYVNLSRLEYELLARHVPGIAPARVAFVGSGPLPFSSFVLAAHHLPDAQFDNYDLCGAANERARKLFGASEDGVGARMKFHTADVADLTQELGAYDVVFLAALVGMAAEEKAKVIAHLGAHMVEGASLVVRSAHGARGFLYPIVDPEDIRRGGFEVLAVHHPEGEVINSVIVARKAVDAQLSGPQNGDAHARGAVPLVSSPCSFSTKMEAGALEKSEELATKELAF from the coding sequence ATGGATGCCCAGAACAAGGAGGTCGCTGCTCTCATCGAGAAGATCGCCGGTCTCCAGGCCGCCATCGCCGAGCTACCGTCGCTGAGCCCGTCCCCCGAGGTCGACAGGCTCTTCACCGACCTCGTCACGGCCTGCGTCCCGCCGAGCCCCGTCGACGTGGCGAAGCTCAGCCCGGAGCACCAGAGGATGCGGGAGGCGCTCATCCGCCTGTGCTCCGCTGCCGAGGGGAAACTCGAGGCGCACTACGCCGACCTGCTCGCCACCTTCGACAACCCCCTCGACCACCTCGGCCGCTTCCCCTACTACAGCAACTACGTCAACCTCAGCAGGCTAGAGTACGAGCTCCTGGCGCGCCACGTGCCGGGCATCGCGCCGGCGCGCGTCGCCTTCGTCGGCTCCGGCCCGCTGCCGTTCAGCTCCTTCGTCCTCGCCGCGCACCACCTGCCCGACGCGCAGTTCGACAACTACGACCTGTGCGGCGCGGCGAACGAGCGCGCCAGGAAGCTGTTCGGCGCGAGCGAGGACGGCGTGGGCGCGCGCATGAAGTTCCACACGGCGGACGTCGCCGACCTCACGCAGGAGCTCGGCGCGTACGACGTGGTCTTCCTCGCCGCGCTCGTCGGCATGGCGGCCGAGGAGAAGGCCAAGGTGATAGCCCACCTGGGTGCGCACATGGTGGAGGGGGCGTCCCTGGTCGTGCGGAGCGCCCACGGCGCGCGCGGCTTCCTGTACCCCATCGTAGACCCGGAGGACATCAGGCGGGGCGGGTTCGAGGTGCTGGCCGTGCACCACCCAGAAGGTGAGGTGATCAACTCTGTCATCGTCGCCCGTAAGGCCGTCGACGCGCAGCTCAGTGGGCCGCAGAACGGAGACGCGCACGCACGGGGCGCGGTGCCGCTGGTCAGCTCGCCATGCAGCTTCTCCACCAAGATGGAGGCGGGCGCGCTTGAGAAGAGCGAGGAGTTGGCCACCAAAGAGCTGGCCTTCTGA